The nucleotide window ATCTCTTGCGAGCGTGCCTTCTATTACTTCTTTTCTCGCCTCTTCGGTTGTCTCCGCGACATAGACGTCCCTTGCGATTCTCCATTTCGCCCTCTCAGGTGTTCTACCGACGGCCTCCGCACCCTGCTCGTATCCCGCCCAGTGAGATTTAAGCACATCAGGAATAACGAAATTTATGCTCATAGGTATCCAGTCACGTTCCCCGGCCGTCTTAAGACTCGCAGAATTCTCCGAGATTCCCGCAACCGCTATAGGAGGATGAGGTTCCTGGTAGGGCTTCGTGTGCACTCCGAGACCAACCCTTTCCACGGGATCGGGAACGGTAAACTTCCACCGGGAGTTAGAGTAAACACCCGGGCTCGGGTTGTTCCAGAGGTTAAGTATCATCTCAAGGGACTCGTTCATAAGCTGTCTTTGTTCCCCTGTTTTCGGGTTTATACCGAACGCTTCGAAATCTCCGATGAAACTTCCGGCTCCTACTCCCCAGTAGAATCTTCCCTTAAGCAGGTGGTCAAGAACCGCAATTCTGTGCGCAAGCATAAAAGGGTCATGCTGAGGCAGGCATGAAACTCCCGTACCGAAGATTATACGTTTAGTGAGAGCAGCGGCTTTGGCTATGAAAA belongs to Candidatus Dadabacteria bacterium and includes:
- a CDS encoding LLM class flavin-dependent oxidoreductase → MELGYFTMPLHPFGSSLSDTLEADMEQVVFLDEIGFREAWIGEHFTAGWENIPAPDLFIAKAAALTKRIIFGTGVSCLPQHDPFMLAHRIAVLDHLLKGRFYWGVGAGSFIGDFEAFGINPKTGEQRQLMNESLEMILNLWNNPSPGVYSNSRWKFTVPDPVERVGLGVHTKPYQEPHPPIAVAGISENSASLKTAGERDWIPMSINFVIPDVLKSHWAGYEQGAEAVGRTPERAKWRIARDVYVAETTEEARKEVIEGTLARDFRDYFFTIVPMIRNNLNLFKIDKSMSDREVTMDYMIENMWLVGSPEDVARKIIELHEFVGGFGMLLVMGHEWNPKEKWQKSMRLLKEEVLPIVKENLRSGT